Below is a window of Burkholderia multivorans ATCC BAA-247 DNA.
GGATAGTCGATGCCGAGATCGTGGACCGCCTTTTTCACGTTGCCGATGTCGCGCTCGAACGCGAACTCCGGCGCGTGCACGCCGATCACGACGAGCCCGTAGCGTGCGTACTTGCGCGCCCACGCATTCGTGTAGGGCAGCGTGCGCAGGCAGTTGATGCACGAATAGGTCCAGAAATCGACGAGCACGACCTTGCCGCGCAGGGCGGCCGCCGTCAGCGGCGGCGAGTTCAGCCACTGCACCGCGCCGTCGAGCGGCGGCAGCGTGCCCTCGACGGGCAGCGCGGCCGGTGCGGCCATCGGCGCGGCCGCGCGCATCATCGTGCCGGCGGGCGGTGCGCTGCGCTCCGCTGCCGCGGTATCGGCCGCCGCCATCATCGCGGGGCCCGGGCCGGCATCGCGCTGCATGCGACCGGACGCGCCGTCGACGGCCGCCATCGCAATCGGCATGCCCGCCGGGCGGCCGCCGAGGCGGTCGACGAGGCGCGTTTCGAGGCCGCCCGTCGCGATCGTCGACAACTGCGCGAGCGCACCGGTGTCGAGACCGAGCGCGATCGCGCCGACGCCGGCCAAGAGCGCCGCGCCGATGCCGCGGCGGATCCATTCGCCGGCGCCGAGCGAGCGCTTCATCGCGGCGAACACCTTGCCGCCGATCACGAGCGCGACGCCGAGCGACGTCGCCGCGCCTGCCGCGTACGCGATCAGCAGCAGCGTGGTGCCGACGTTCGCGCCGTGCAGTGCCGCGCCCGTCAGCACGAGGCCGAGGATCGGGCCGGCGCAGGGCGCCCACAGCAGGCCGGTCGCGACGCCGAGCAGCAGCGACGACACGGGTCCGGCCGGGCGGCCGTCGCGCTGCGCGAGCCCGGTGAGCCGGTTGCCGGCCGCGACGAGCGGGCGCGTCAGATGTTCCGCGACGCGCGGCATCAGCAGGCTCAGGCCGAAGATCGCGAGCAGCACGATCGCGGCCCAGCGGCCGGCCTGATTGGCCTGCGCGACCCAGCCGCCGCCGACGGCGGCGAGCGTCGCGACGACGGCGAACGTGAGCGCCATCCCG
It encodes the following:
- a CDS encoding cytochrome c biogenesis protein DipZ, with translation MLLIVLAYLGGVLTILSPCILPVLPFVFARADQPFVRTGLPLLVGMALTFAVVATLAAVGGGWVAQANQAGRWAAIVLLAIFGLSLLMPRVAEHLTRPLVAAGNRLTGLAQRDGRPAGPVSSLLLGVATGLLWAPCAGPILGLVLTGAALHGANVGTTLLLIAYAAGAATSLGVALVIGGKVFAAMKRSLGAGEWIRRGIGAALLAGVGAIALGLDTGALAQLSTIATGGLETRLVDRLGGRPAGMPIAMAAVDGASGRMQRDAGPGPAMMAAADTAAAERSAPPAGTMMRAAAPMAAPAALPVEGTLPPLDGAVQWLNSPPLTAAALRGKVVLVDFWTYSCINCLRTLPYTNAWARKYARYGLVVIGVHAPEFAFERDIGNVKKAVHDLGIDYPVAIDNRYAIWRAFNNEYWPAHYFVDAQGRIRRHHFGEGEYAESERAIQSLLAEAGHPDALNVPVGLTGGPAQGALAAADSADVRSPETYVGYARAEDFASPGGVVRDAAHRYDAPAHPALNDWGLAGTWQVGAEHATLAAPAGRIVYRFHARDLHLVLGPGANGKPVRFRVTVDGAAPGDAHGSDVDAQGYGTVTGQRLYQLVRQPGAIADRTFSIEFLDAGVDAYAFTFG